The following are from one region of the Paenibacillus bovis genome:
- the hcp gene encoding hydroxylamine reductase, whose protein sequence is MTTQSTATLEPQPSMFCFQCQEASKGTGCTIKGVCGKPHDVANLQDLLIYTIKGIAYLSKDIQLSNDINRRISLMITDGLFTTITNANFDREFFIDKIREALALRNEVYLFWQTCVGATLSESIPLPDAAVWNGYTAEELDEKARHIGVLRTTDEDIRSLRELLTYGLKGMAAYTYHADHLGYVDHGIDQFMLRALAATLDDTQGVSELLALAMEAGKYGVDAMALLDQANTTTYGHPQVTKVNIGVGQRPGILISGHDLHDMEELLKQTAGTGVDVYTHSEMLPAHYYPAFQKYDHFVGNYGNAWWKQTSEFESFNGPILMTTNCIVPPKASYMDRIYTTGNTGYPGVQHIPDGMDGQPKDFSPLIEQALQCQAPTEIETGEIIGGFAHNAVMNVANQVVDAVQTGAIKRFFVMAGCDGRMKSRSYYTRFAEELPQDTVILTAGCAKYKYNKLNLGDIGGIPRVLDAGQCNDSYSLVVIAMKLKEAFGLDDINDLPISYNIAWYEQKAVIVLLSLLYLGVKNIHLGPTLPAFLSPNVVNVLVENFGIAGITTVEDDMQMFMEA, encoded by the coding sequence ATGACAACTCAATCTACGGCTACACTTGAACCCCAACCATCCATGTTCTGCTTTCAATGCCAGGAAGCTTCCAAAGGTACCGGCTGTACTATCAAAGGCGTTTGCGGCAAACCACATGACGTAGCGAATCTGCAGGATTTGCTCATTTATACAATCAAGGGTATCGCTTACCTTAGCAAAGATATTCAACTAAGCAATGATATAAATCGCCGCATTTCCCTCATGATTACCGATGGACTGTTCACAACAATTACCAATGCCAACTTTGACCGGGAATTTTTTATCGATAAAATTCGTGAAGCCTTGGCGCTGCGTAATGAAGTGTATTTATTCTGGCAGACCTGTGTGGGTGCTACTTTATCAGAGTCTATCCCTCTGCCAGATGCAGCGGTATGGAATGGTTATACCGCTGAAGAGCTGGATGAGAAAGCACGTCATATCGGTGTTCTCCGTACTACCGATGAAGACATCCGTTCCCTTCGCGAGCTGCTGACTTATGGACTCAAAGGCATGGCTGCCTATACGTACCATGCAGACCATCTGGGGTATGTGGATCATGGCATCGATCAATTCATGCTTCGGGCGCTGGCTGCTACGCTGGACGATACACAGGGCGTATCCGAGCTGCTTGCTCTTGCGATGGAAGCCGGTAAATATGGCGTGGATGCGATGGCGCTGCTTGATCAGGCCAATACAACGACTTACGGTCATCCGCAGGTGACCAAAGTAAATATCGGTGTCGGTCAGCGTCCCGGTATTCTGATCAGTGGACATGATCTGCATGATATGGAAGAACTGCTCAAACAGACTGCCGGAACCGGCGTCGACGTGTATACTCATAGCGAGATGCTGCCTGCGCACTATTATCCTGCTTTTCAAAAATATGATCACTTCGTCGGCAATTACGGCAATGCCTGGTGGAAACAGACCAGCGAATTCGAATCCTTTAACGGACCGATTCTGATGACGACGAACTGTATTGTACCTCCCAAAGCCAGCTATATGGATCGTATCTACACAACAGGCAATACCGGCTATCCCGGTGTGCAGCATATTCCGGATGGCATGGATGGACAACCCAAAGATTTTTCACCTCTTATCGAGCAGGCTCTTCAGTGTCAGGCACCAACCGAAATCGAGACTGGTGAAATTATCGGTGGATTCGCTCATAATGCAGTCATGAATGTGGCTAATCAGGTGGTAGATGCTGTACAGACTGGCGCAATCAAGCGATTCTTCGTTATGGCTGGCTGTGATGGACGGATGAAATCCCGCAGCTACTATACCCGTTTTGCCGAAGAACTGCCCCAGGATACTGTTATCCTGACCGCAGGCTGTGCCAAGTATAAGTACAACAAACTAAATCTCGGTGATATCGGAGGCATTCCGCGGGTATTGGACGCCGGGCAGTGTAATGATTCGTATTCACTGGTTGTGATCGCAATGAAGCTAAAAGAAGCATTCGGTCTGGATGATATCAATGATCTGCCGATCTCCTACAATATTGCCTGGTATGAACAAAAAGCGGTTATTGTTCTGCTGTCCCTGCTATATCTCGGTGTCAAAAATATTCATTTAGGCCCTACGCTGCCGGCTTTCCTTTCGCCAAATGTAGTAAATGTACTGGTCGAGAATTTCGGTATTGCCGGTATTACGACAGTGGAAGACGATATGCAGATGTTTATGGAAGCTTGA
- a CDS encoding AEC family transporter: MSVGHIFVILIPIFFVIILGFLGGHFKVFSPASSKGLNTLVTKFALPAHLFIGITTTSKQTLIDKWPFFMTMFLGIIGFYVILLLVMRLLFKKDLNTSSIFSLNSTQPSFAFMGIPVLGSLFGPAEVAIPIAITGVVVNALLDPIATIVSSVGKKTQAGHDSGHQENLFKLTIHSILHGLREPLACVPLIGVILTLFGFHSPQLLQDSLDQIGDITSGAALFAIGVTIGLNQIKFSANAISISLLKVIALPILTYLIALMFGLSATDITMAVLLVSFPGSAVAAMIATRFETLEVETASSFVISSVLSLISLPILISILL; the protein is encoded by the coding sequence ATGTCAGTCGGTCATATTTTTGTGATATTAATTCCAATTTTCTTTGTTATTATACTCGGTTTTCTGGGTGGACATTTCAAAGTATTCAGTCCTGCTTCATCCAAAGGACTGAACACCCTGGTGACCAAGTTTGCGCTGCCGGCGCATCTGTTCATCGGTATTACGACTACCAGCAAGCAGACATTGATCGATAAATGGCCGTTCTTTATGACCATGTTTCTCGGTATTATCGGTTTTTATGTGATTCTGCTGCTCGTTATGCGTCTTCTTTTCAAAAAAGATCTGAACACATCGTCGATTTTCTCGCTGAATTCTACACAACCTTCTTTTGCCTTTATGGGGATTCCTGTACTGGGCAGCCTGTTCGGGCCAGCAGAAGTCGCTATCCCGATCGCTATTACCGGTGTGGTAGTCAATGCACTGCTTGACCCGATCGCTACCATTGTCAGCTCCGTTGGCAAAAAAACACAGGCCGGTCATGATAGCGGACATCAGGAGAACCTGTTCAAGCTGACAATTCATTCTATCCTGCATGGTCTGAGAGAGCCACTGGCTTGTGTACCGTTGATCGGTGTTATATTAACACTGTTCGGATTCCATTCTCCGCAGCTGCTCCAGGATTCACTGGATCAGATCGGTGATATTACATCCGGCGCGGCTCTGTTCGCTATCGGTGTAACGATTGGTCTGAATCAGATCAAATTCAGTGCCAATGCAATCAGCATTTCGCTGCTCAAAGTTATTGCACTGCCTATTCTGACGTATCTGATCGCTCTGATGTTCGGGCTGTCAGCTACCGATATTACGATGGCGGTTCTGCTCGTATCCTTCCCGGGTTCTGCTGTAGCAGCCATGATCGCGACACGCTTTGAGACACTTGAAGTCGAGACGGCTTCGTCCTTTGTGATCAGCTCGGTATTGTCACTGATTTCACTGCCAATACTGATTTCTATACTTTTGTAA
- a CDS encoding NAD-dependent malic enzyme — MNAFYLDRDGSIRTLLKGKDILSNPILNKGVAFTAEERNELDLNGILPPMILTIEEQVSRVYEQLNSEPNNLRKNIMLNDLYNRNVVLYYRLLSEHLSEMLPIVYTPTVGQSIQEYSQQYHKPGGVYLSIDNMDGIEEAFRNSGVQPGDIDLIVATDSESILGIGDWGVGGINIAIGKLAVYTAAVGIDPSRVLPVVLDAGTNNEKLLNDPLYIGNRHERVRGDRYDEFVDRYVQTALKLFPDVLLHWEDLGNVNARNIINKYGDKLLTFNDDIQGTGAVTLAAIMSGVQVSGTPLREHRVLVFGPGAAGIGNADQIRDAMMKEGLSQEEAEGRFWAYDYRGLLTDATEGVLEFQKPYVRQTSEVEGWAVEADGKISLLEVVKQVKPTILLGTSGVTGAFSEEIIKEMAKHVERPIIMPMSNPTSLAEAVPADLLEWTDGKALIATGSPFAPVAYKGVTYEIGQSNNAFVFPGLGLGAIVAKASVFTKGMFTAAADAVASAVDSSEPGAPLLPRVNELQKVSFAVAIAVANAAIQDGVARNTPEDVEQAVKDAMWHPVYRTLKSVAVTQAV, encoded by the coding sequence ATGAACGCTTTTTACCTTGACCGTGATGGATCGATCCGAACTCTTTTGAAAGGAAAAGATATCCTCTCTAATCCAATTCTTAACAAAGGCGTGGCTTTTACCGCTGAAGAGAGAAATGAACTGGATTTGAACGGAATTCTGCCTCCTATGATTCTGACCATCGAAGAGCAAGTGAGCCGCGTATATGAGCAGTTAAACAGCGAGCCTAACAATCTTCGCAAAAATATCATGCTGAACGATCTCTACAACCGTAACGTTGTATTGTACTATCGTCTGCTGAGCGAGCATCTGAGCGAGATGCTGCCTATCGTGTATACACCAACGGTAGGTCAGTCTATTCAGGAGTACAGCCAGCAGTATCACAAACCGGGTGGCGTATATCTGTCCATTGACAATATGGACGGTATCGAAGAAGCATTCCGCAACAGCGGTGTACAGCCTGGCGATATAGACTTGATCGTTGCTACAGACTCCGAGAGTATCCTCGGGATCGGTGACTGGGGTGTAGGTGGTATCAATATCGCGATCGGTAAACTGGCTGTATACACTGCAGCTGTAGGTATCGATCCGAGCCGTGTACTGCCGGTTGTACTGGATGCAGGTACCAATAACGAGAAGCTGCTGAATGATCCACTGTATATCGGTAACCGCCATGAACGGGTTCGCGGTGACCGTTATGATGAATTCGTAGATCGTTATGTGCAGACTGCACTCAAACTGTTCCCTGATGTGCTGCTGCACTGGGAGGATCTCGGTAACGTCAATGCACGTAATATTATTAATAAATACGGCGACAAACTCCTTACTTTTAACGATGATATTCAGGGTACCGGAGCAGTTACACTGGCTGCGATCATGTCCGGCGTACAGGTGAGCGGTACACCGCTGCGTGAACATCGTGTACTCGTATTCGGTCCTGGCGCTGCCGGTATCGGTAACGCCGATCAGATTCGTGATGCGATGATGAAAGAAGGACTGTCCCAGGAAGAAGCAGAAGGACGCTTCTGGGCATATGACTATCGTGGACTGCTGACCGATGCGACCGAAGGCGTACTGGAATTCCAGAAACCTTATGTCCGTCAGACATCCGAAGTGGAAGGATGGGCGGTAGAAGCAGACGGCAAGATCAGTCTGCTGGAAGTAGTTAAACAGGTTAAACCAACGATTCTGCTCGGTACTTCTGGTGTAACCGGAGCATTTAGCGAAGAGATTATCAAGGAAATGGCCAAGCATGTAGAGCGTCCAATCATCATGCCAATGTCTAATCCGACTTCGCTGGCCGAAGCGGTTCCGGCGGATCTGCTGGAATGGACAGATGGCAAAGCATTGATCGCTACAGGCAGCCCGTTTGCACCGGTAGCTTACAAAGGTGTAACGTATGAGATCGGACAATCCAATAATGCGTTCGTATTCCCTGGACTGGGACTGGGCGCTATTGTAGCCAAAGCAAGCGTATTTACCAAAGGCATGTTCACAGCTGCAGCAGATGCTGTTGCCAGTGCGGTAGATTCTTCCGAGCCAGGTGCACCACTGTTGCCGCGTGTAAATGAATTGCAAAAAGTATCCTTTGCCGTAGCTATCGCTGTAGCCAATGCAGCTATCCAGGATGGAGTTGCCCGCAATACTCCCGAAGATGTAGAACAGGCTGTCAAAGATGCCATGTGGCATCCTGTATACAGAACTCTCAAATCGGTTGCTGTTACACAAGCTGTCTAA
- a CDS encoding response regulator has translation MKYKVLIVDDHFVVREGLKLILETSEHYHVAGEAENGQVAIQLAEELQPDVILMDLNMPVMGGLEAIEQLQARQSTIPVVILTTYNEDDLMVKGLAMGAKGYLLKDAKRENMFRTLDSAIRGETLLQPEIMQTVFQARSRSAVPSTSSIPSAASGYIPALSDKEKIVLQAIAYGHRSKDIAFDMGISERTVKAHLTNIYNKLGVDSRAQAVAIAIERGIVHI, from the coding sequence ATGAAATATAAAGTACTGATTGTCGATGACCACTTTGTTGTAAGGGAAGGACTCAAGCTTATTCTGGAGACGAGTGAACATTATCATGTAGCAGGCGAAGCAGAGAATGGGCAGGTGGCTATCCAACTGGCCGAAGAGCTGCAGCCGGATGTCATTCTAATGGATCTGAATATGCCGGTGATGGGCGGGCTGGAGGCGATCGAGCAGCTGCAGGCACGCCAGTCAACGATTCCGGTTGTTATTTTAACAACATATAATGAAGATGATCTGATGGTCAAAGGACTGGCAATGGGAGCCAAAGGTTATTTGCTCAAGGATGCCAAGCGCGAGAATATGTTCCGTACACTGGACTCGGCGATTCGTGGAGAGACGCTGCTGCAACCCGAGATCATGCAGACTGTTTTTCAGGCGAGAAGCAGATCGGCAGTTCCTTCGACCTCTTCTATACCGTCTGCAGCGTCCGGATATATTCCGGCATTATCGGATAAGGAAAAGATTGTGCTGCAGGCTATTGCCTATGGTCATCGCAGCAAGGATATTGCTTTTGATATGGGTATATCCGAGCGTACTGTCAAAGCACATCTCACCAATATTTATAATAAACTAGGTGTCGATTCACGTGCGCAGGCGGTAGCTATTGCGATTGAACGGGGCATTGTGCATATTTAG
- a CDS encoding LysR family transcriptional regulator, with the protein MEIRQLEYFVAVCEELHFTKAAERLGITQPTLSIQIRTMEEELGTLLFDRIGKKITITEAGFILLRQARSILLKLQDAYDEINGLREYNGGNLVVGVMAAELDYRITPILIDFHHQFPNIHLKISSAIEVADMVINNVVDIGITLIEFTDPRLIITPLYTEEFVLVVSEEHDLADQESVSLETVSALPLIAYPKGFKARELIETHCREKGLNLNIIVETSTASSLYGFVKSDVGACLQPYSLSNSLNDPTLRLIKISDYPPTRQIGIIYRTDKFLGVAAKEFIRMVQDNLKVD; encoded by the coding sequence ATGGAGATTAGACAATTGGAATACTTTGTGGCGGTGTGTGAAGAGCTTCATTTTACCAAAGCTGCCGAGCGGCTGGGCATTACCCAACCGACGCTGAGTATTCAGATTCGTACCATGGAAGAAGAACTGGGCACACTGCTGTTCGATCGTATCGGCAAAAAAATCACAATTACCGAGGCGGGCTTTATTTTGCTGCGGCAGGCTCGTAGTATTCTGCTCAAATTGCAGGATGCTTATGACGAGATCAATGGACTGCGTGAATATAATGGCGGGAATCTGGTCGTCGGTGTGATGGCTGCCGAGCTGGATTACCGGATTACTCCTATACTGATCGACTTTCATCATCAATTTCCCAATATTCATCTCAAAATCTCTTCTGCGATCGAAGTCGCCGATATGGTCATTAATAATGTTGTTGATATCGGGATTACACTGATTGAATTTACGGATCCCAGATTGATTATCACCCCGCTGTATACAGAGGAATTTGTTCTGGTTGTCTCCGAAGAGCACGATCTGGCTGATCAGGAATCTGTATCACTGGAGACGGTATCCGCCCTGCCGCTAATCGCTTATCCCAAAGGATTCAAAGCCCGGGAACTGATCGAGACCCATTGCCGGGAAAAAGGATTAAACCTGAATATTATCGTAGAGACATCAACCGCCTCTTCCCTTTACGGATTCGTCAAATCCGATGTAGGTGCCTGTCTGCAGCCCTATTCCCTGTCCAATTCACTTAATGATCCGACGCTGCGATTGATCAAGATCAGCGATTATCCACCGACAAGACAGATCGGGATCATTTATCGAACCGATAAATTTCTCGGAGTAGCTGCCAAGGAATTTATCCGGATGGTGCAGGATAACCTAAAGGTAGATTGA
- a CDS encoding sensor histidine kinase — protein MQSSHHLSGIAQHSRKLMILWTIIVHVAMILIQTLAHEDAFHIVMLSLLLLVFMILNWYFVRLTRNHAMAWIYFAIQLLILCQACYLANYVYGLMTIGLFPLLVGQFAYVYYEKFKIGLFMTIMYIIIVWFAVHLGGMPGVVIPLALFTLMSIIVLGIVNLMLQQYYARMRTQNFLDELEIAHRQVEELTVANERQRMARDLHDTLAQGLVGIIMQLEAIDVHLSKGNHERAQQIVLSSMEGARHTLAEAREVIDNLRLQSADNISFTDAVRQEIERFTLATNIPVASRIDDFRNLPQLLTEHSLYMIRESLTNITRHAQAQHVQVNVLSVQGRLMIEITDDGRGFDPEQIGRQPGHYGLLGMQERVRIMGGKLAITNYLPHGTHIKIEIPFYTGGYNEI, from the coding sequence ATGCAAAGCAGTCACCATCTATCTGGCATCGCCCAGCATTCCCGCAAACTGATGATCCTGTGGACGATTATTGTTCATGTCGCCATGATTCTTATACAGACACTTGCTCATGAAGATGCTTTTCATATTGTAATGCTCAGTCTGTTATTGTTGGTATTTATGATTTTGAACTGGTATTTCGTGCGCTTAACCCGTAATCATGCGATGGCCTGGATATACTTTGCTATTCAGTTGCTTATTCTCTGTCAGGCATGTTATCTGGCGAATTATGTATACGGACTAATGACGATCGGGTTGTTTCCGCTGCTGGTAGGGCAGTTTGCCTATGTGTATTATGAGAAGTTCAAGATAGGCCTTTTTATGACTATTATGTATATCATTATTGTCTGGTTCGCCGTACATCTGGGCGGTATGCCGGGAGTAGTTATACCACTCGCCTTATTTACATTAATGAGTATTATTGTGCTCGGTATCGTCAATCTAATGCTGCAGCAGTACTATGCCCGTATGCGTACACAGAATTTTCTGGATGAACTGGAGATCGCTCATCGGCAGGTGGAAGAACTGACAGTTGCCAATGAACGGCAGCGGATGGCCCGTGATCTGCATGATACACTGGCTCAGGGACTGGTTGGTATTATTATGCAGCTCGAAGCAATTGATGTACATCTGTCCAAAGGCAATCATGAACGAGCCCAACAGATTGTATTGTCTTCGATGGAAGGCGCCCGTCATACGCTTGCCGAAGCCCGTGAAGTTATCGATAATCTGCGCCTTCAATCTGCGGATAATATTAGCTTTACCGATGCGGTTCGGCAGGAGATCGAGCGTTTCACACTGGCGACAAATATTCCGGTAGCCAGCAGAATCGATGATTTCCGGAATCTGCCGCAGCTGCTTACCGAACACAGTCTGTATATGATCCGGGAGAGCTTGACCAATATTACGCGTCATGCACAGGCGCAGCATGTACAGGTCAATGTGCTGTCGGTACAGGGCAGGCTGATGATTGAAATCACCGATGACGGCAGAGGATTTGATCCGGAGCAGATCGGTAGACAGCCGGGTCATTACGGGCTGCTCGGTATGCAGGAACGTGTACGCATTATGGGCGGCAAGCTGGCAATCACCAATTATTTGCCGCATGGAACCCATATCAAAATCGAGATTCCTTTCTACACAGGAGGTTATAATGAAATATAA
- a CDS encoding WG repeat-containing protein, whose translation MNRSKLASAFTLTLALTIGSSASIGYAALPSTAASATTTMVKAPTGRVVSDLKAGSSRIEYTAVPAQSDGMFHEGLLLASKADGSSVFYNAQGKEAFALPDHLVPLTDFHNQRALVQDTSTKLAGYINTQGKLVIPCIYTATSGFTDGIAFVKKGANDKGAFINPAGKQVTTLTQSYDSDYYFSEGLALASSPNGDKIGYLNKSGSLAIPYKYNYGRPFFENAAVVQDNKGNYGFINTKGKAITAFQYKAAGDFSEGLAPVQNQSGLWGYINTKGKVIIPFQYASAERFGNGLGAVYNEQGKAGYINTQGKVMIGYQYAKASPFNNGVAVVGIKNKSTSKFGYINTQGRLLTPLQYRQALSFNEGVAVASTSDRSAVLLSE comes from the coding sequence TTGAATCGAAGTAAGTTGGCCTCGGCATTTACATTGACATTGGCTCTGACTATAGGCTCGTCCGCAAGTATTGGATATGCCGCTCTACCTTCAACAGCGGCTTCCGCCACGACGACTATGGTCAAGGCTCCGACCGGCAGAGTCGTGTCCGACCTCAAAGCAGGCAGTAGCAGGATCGAATATACTGCTGTACCTGCACAAAGCGATGGTATGTTCCATGAGGGGCTGCTTTTGGCTTCCAAAGCGGATGGCAGCTCGGTATTCTATAATGCCCAGGGCAAAGAAGCTTTTGCACTGCCGGATCATCTGGTGCCGCTGACCGATTTTCATAATCAACGTGCTTTGGTGCAGGATACATCGACCAAGTTGGCTGGTTATATCAATACACAGGGGAAATTGGTGATTCCCTGTATATACACAGCGACAAGCGGATTTACGGATGGTATTGCATTTGTGAAAAAAGGAGCCAACGATAAAGGCGCTTTTATCAATCCAGCAGGAAAACAAGTAACCACGTTAACACAATCGTATGATTCTGATTATTATTTTTCGGAAGGATTGGCTTTGGCTTCTTCACCCAATGGCGATAAAATCGGCTATCTGAATAAAAGTGGATCTCTCGCTATTCCTTACAAATATAATTATGGGCGGCCTTTCTTCGAAAATGCTGCGGTTGTACAAGACAATAAAGGAAACTATGGTTTTATTAATACCAAAGGAAAAGCGATTACTGCGTTTCAGTACAAAGCAGCAGGAGACTTTTCCGAAGGATTGGCTCCTGTACAAAATCAATCAGGGTTATGGGGCTACATCAATACAAAAGGTAAAGTGATCATTCCTTTTCAATATGCTTCTGCAGAACGCTTTGGTAATGGACTCGGAGCAGTCTACAATGAACAAGGCAAAGCAGGCTATATCAATACACAGGGCAAAGTAATGATTGGATATCAGTATGCCAAAGCGTCTCCGTTTAATAACGGTGTGGCTGTTGTAGGCATAAAGAACAAATCCACCAGTAAATTTGGCTATATTAATACGCAGGGGAGATTGTTAACTCCGCTGCAGTACCGACAAGCTCTTTCGTTTAACGAAGGTGTGGCTGTAGCATCTACTTCCGATCGCTCCGCAGTTTTATTGAGTGAATAA
- a CDS encoding methylated-DNA--[protein]-cysteine S-methyltransferase has translation MISTEHHQEYYQALLDKKTEYEGLFYVGVKTTGVFCRPTCPARKPKFENCEFYRTAQEALLASYRPCQRCRPLSHPNQVSDIVRMLVEEVEKHPEKRWSQADFRALAVDESTARRQFKKRFGMTFVEYARARRMGLALKNIRSGQSVIDTQLSAGYESSSGFRDAFARIMGAAPTLVNENHVLKASWIDTMLGPMIAIASEEALYLLEFVDRRGLEREVERLRQKLRCAIVPGITAPIRQIEQELHEYFEGRLTVFTTPLALLGSPFQQQVWKQLMQIPPGETRSYGQIAIALEHPSAFRAVARTNGANQLAIVIPCHRVINARTDIFLQLNQVMSGNDLDQAITAVLHRAAAYAKAGANGLFVPGLTLPDVVLTLCDRSELPVNIMVTDPLASLQEWA, from the coding sequence ATGATATCTACCGAGCATCATCAGGAATACTATCAGGCACTGTTGGACAAAAAGACAGAGTATGAAGGTCTATTCTATGTCGGGGTAAAAACGACCGGTGTATTCTGCCGACCGACTTGTCCGGCACGCAAACCCAAATTCGAGAATTGTGAATTTTACCGGACAGCGCAGGAAGCTCTACTGGCTTCATATCGTCCCTGTCAACGCTGTCGACCGCTGTCTCATCCCAATCAGGTATCCGATATCGTTCGGATGCTGGTAGAAGAAGTGGAGAAGCATCCTGAAAAAAGATGGAGCCAAGCGGACTTTCGTGCATTAGCAGTAGATGAATCAACCGCCCGCAGGCAGTTCAAAAAACGCTTTGGTATGACCTTCGTGGAATATGCCCGTGCCCGCCGTATGGGACTCGCCCTCAAAAATATCCGCTCGGGGCAGTCGGTTATCGATACCCAGTTATCGGCCGGTTACGAATCCAGCAGCGGTTTTCGTGATGCTTTTGCCCGCATTATGGGCGCTGCTCCAACTTTGGTGAATGAAAATCATGTGCTAAAAGCTTCCTGGATCGATACGATGCTGGGACCCATGATTGCAATTGCCAGCGAAGAAGCCTTGTACCTGCTGGAATTTGTAGATCGGCGCGGATTGGAGCGCGAGGTAGAGCGTTTACGGCAAAAGCTGCGCTGTGCTATCGTGCCGGGAATAACCGCTCCGATTCGCCAGATCGAGCAGGAATTGCACGAATATTTTGAAGGACGACTTACTGTGTTTACTACACCGCTTGCATTGCTGGGGTCGCCTTTTCAGCAGCAGGTCTGGAAGCAGCTCATGCAGATTCCACCAGGAGAGACGCGTTCATATGGTCAGATTGCTATAGCATTGGAACATCCTTCGGCTTTTCGCGCAGTTGCCCGGACAAATGGTGCCAATCAGCTGGCGATTGTGATTCCTTGTCATCGTGTGATTAATGCCCGTACGGATATTTTCCTGCAATTGAATCAAGTGATGTCTGGAAATGATCTGGATCAAGCGATAACAGCGGTACTGCATAGAGCTGCCGCTTACGCCAAAGCCGGAGCAAATGGTCTATTCGTCCCAGGTTTAACGCTGCCTGATGTGGTCTTGACATTATGTGATCGTTCAGAGCTTCCGGTCAATATTATGGTGACAGATCCGCTAGCTTCCCTGCAGGAATGGGCATAA
- a CDS encoding MaoC family dehydratase, with protein MQFQEFHIGQTFRTKSLLVTNENIKEFASEFDPQYMHLDEEKAGKGRFNGIIASGIQTLAISFKLWVETGSYGEDVIAGTAMNNIRFLKPVLPGDELHTIVEVIDLQEKRNQTGVVTVTMSTFNNKQEKVFVGDLSVLVKYEV; from the coding sequence ATGCAATTTCAGGAATTTCATATTGGACAGACCTTCCGGACCAAGTCACTGCTGGTGACGAACGAGAATATCAAGGAATTTGCTTCGGAATTCGATCCGCAGTATATGCATCTGGATGAAGAGAAAGCTGGGAAGGGAAGATTTAACGGTATTATTGCTTCGGGGATTCAGACGCTGGCGATTTCGTTTAAGCTGTGGGTAGAAACTGGCAGCTACGGTGAGGATGTTATCGCCGGAACCGCCATGAACAATATCCGGTTTCTCAAACCGGTTCTTCCGGGCGATGAACTGCATACTATAGTAGAAGTTATTGATTTGCAGGAAAAGCGCAACCAGACAGGCGTAGTGACGGTCACCATGTCTACTTTTAATAACAAGCAGGAAAAGGTATTTGTGGGCGATCTGTCTGTATTGGTGAAATACGAAGTATAA
- a CDS encoding GNAT family N-acetyltransferase: MDNKVIVMPYQDTYQEQIVELIVDIQRNEYQIPITRADQPDLANIHEFYQQGKGNFWVALYGDKVVGTIALLDIGDRQTALRKMFVAADYRGSTYRTAQLLLEQASQWAEEHEVRQIYLGTTEQFKAAHRFYEKNKFVQIAIDQLPTRFPVMKVDTRFYCRDYNGPTA, translated from the coding sequence ATGGATAATAAAGTAATTGTTATGCCCTATCAGGATACATACCAGGAGCAGATTGTAGAGCTGATCGTAGATATTCAGCGCAATGAATACCAGATTCCTATTACTCGTGCCGATCAGCCGGATCTGGCTAATATTCACGAATTTTATCAGCAGGGGAAAGGGAACTTCTGGGTAGCGCTATATGGAGACAAAGTGGTCGGAACGATTGCCCTGCTGGATATCGGCGACAGACAGACGGCGCTGCGCAAAATGTTTGTCGCTGCTGATTATCGTGGCAGTACCTATCGAACGGCTCAGCTGCTGCTGGAACAGGCATCGCAGTGGGCGGAAGAACATGAGGTACGGCAGATTTATCTGGGTACAACCGAGCAGTTCAAGGCGGCACACCGATTTTATGAGAAAAATAAATTCGTGCAGATTGCGATAGATCAGCTGCCGACGCGTTTTCCGGTGATGAAGGTAGACACCCGATTCTATTGCCGTGATTATAATGGTCCGACTGCATAA